GCCATTTGGGAAAAGATGCAGGCCGGTTTGGATAAACTTTTCAAAGAAACCGGCCACGTGAACGCTTATTTCCCATTGTTCATTCCCGAGAGTTTCATGCGCAAAGAAGCCGATCACATCGAAGGCTTCGCGCCGGAATGCGCCGTGGTGACACACGGCGGCGGCAAGAAACTCGAAGAACCTCTCTTTGTACGTCCCACCTCTGAGACGATCATCTGGTCGATGTACAAACGCTGGATTCAATCCTATCGTGATCTGCCGATCTTGATCAATCAGTGGGCGAATGTGGTGCGATGGGAAATGCGGACGCGATTATTCCTGCGCACAACGGAATTTCTCTGGCAGGAAGGCCACACGGCGCACGCGACTTACGACGACGCCGAAAAGGAAACGCTGCAAATGCTCGAGGTTTACCGCACCTTTGCGGAGAGCTACATGGCCGTGCCGGTGATCCCGGGCGTGAAAACCGACAAGGAAAAATTTGCCGGTGCCATCAGAACGTATTGCATCGAAGCGATGATGCAGGATCGCAAAGCCTTGCAAGCCGGCACCTCGCACAACCTCGGACAAAATTTTGCCAAAGCGTTTGACGTGCAATATCTCAGCGAACAGGGCAAGCAAGAATACGTTTGGGCCACGAGCTGGGGCGTGTCGACGCGGCTCGTCGGCGCGTTGATCATGACGCACAGCGACGACAATGGCTTGGTGGTGCCGCCTAAACTTGCGCCGTTGGAAGCCGTGCTCGTGCCGATTTGGAAAGGCCCAGACGAGCAGGCAGCAGTTTTGGAGCGCGCCCATAAAATCGTCGCGGAGTGGAAAGGCAAATTCAGTTTTAAGCTCGACGACCGCGACAATTATCGCCCCGGTTTTAAATTCAACGAATGGGAAAAACGCGGCGTGCCGATTCGCATCGAAATGGGCCCCAAGGATTTGCAAAATAATACCGCCGTGCTCGTTCGCCGCGACACCGGCGCCAAGCGCGCCGTGGCGCAGACAGATTTGGCCGGTGAGATTCTCCGGACGCTCGAGCGGATGCAAGCTGATTTGTACAACCGCGCCCTGGCTTTTCGCGAGCAACATTCCTGGGCGATTGACGATTATCAAAAATTTAAAAAAGAGATCGAGGAACCGGGCGGTTTTTTCTGGACGCATTGGTGCGGCAATCAAGCCTGTGAAGATCGTCTGCAAGAAGAAACCAAAGCCACGATACGGTGCCTTCCTCGCATCACGACCAACATTCAGTTGGAAAAAGAAGGCAAATGCCTGCTCTGCGGCGGAGCCGCAAAAGAGCAGGTGGTGATTGCCAAGGCATATTAATGAGGTTTTGTCGAATGGATTCGAGTTTTTTGTTCATTGGCAAATCAAATATCTCGGAGGAGGAAGAGTGAGAAAATCGTTGTTTGTGACCGTGCTGTTGACTGTTGCGTGCGGCATGATGTGGATTTTGTTCCTGGCCGCCACGCATCGGAGCCCGGTGCTGGATGCCGGCGAGATGGTGCGCGTCGAGGGCGGCGAGTGGGTCGATTCGGATCAGCCGGATCGCAAAATCCATGTACTGCCGTTTTTGATCGACAAATACGAAGTGACCAACGCGCAATTCGCCCGCTTTCGCCCGGATTACAAGTTTCCGGAACAGCAAGAAGATTTTCCGGTGACCAACATAACGTGGGAAGAAGCGGCTGCCTATGCCAGATGGGCCGGCAAACAGCTTCCGACCGAGGCCGAATGGGAACTCGCGGCCGGCGTTGCGGAAAACCGGCGTTATCCTTGGGGAAACGAAAAAAGAGCGCCCGATTTAAAAGACCCGAAGACCTGCCAGAAAGTCGGCAGCTATCGGGCTAATCTCAGCCCTGCCGGTTGTTACGATATGGAAGGCAGTGTTTGGGAATGGACGGCGGATAATTTTTCACAGACAGCAGCCGGCGCGATGGCCAACGGTGCTGCGGCGCCTCAAAAAATTCTCAAAGGCGGCTGGCAGTTCAAAAAATTCGTGGTGCCGGCGGCGATCAAAGAACAAATCGCGTTGGACCCGCAGAAAGGTTATTCCCACGTCGGTTTTCGCTGTGTGCGGCGTTTGCAGCCCGGCCAAAACCAATAAGCTTTTTGTAAAATTCACTGACCGGTCACTTGATATGCAAGGAATGTTTTGTATTTCAAGCATTTTAAGTGGCCGGTCTTGTTTTTGCACGTGTGTTGCATGCGCGTGACAAAGTTGTTGCAGTATCGTCGCCAAAAAAATTGTTCAGCCTCTCGGCGAATGAGCGCACTGCGTGTACAATCTAAAAGTGTAAAAAACGGGAAGTTCTCAGAACTTGCATCCCGACGGACGTAGTCTTATGGACGTAGTGTTGGAGACACGCACCGAGCTTAACCGTGAACGACAATTTCGTGGAAAAATTGACTATTTCGCCAGAGCCAGGAAAGCCGGCCTCCAAGAGCTTTTCGGGGCAAAAACATCATGCGCCGCATGATGAACCTGCCACCCCGACACGCCTCAACTTGGCTGAGGAGGGCAAGTCGGAAGAAAGTGTGGAGGTTACTGAACAAGATGAACCGGCCAACGGCTCATCAAAAAATAACCATCTCGCCGCTCATCAAATGCCGGCGAGCTCATCTGAACGCGACACCGCGCCATTTCGATGCGGTTACGTCGCCATTCTCGGCCAGCCCAACGTCGGCAAATCGACACTGCTGAATGCGCTGTTGCATTTTAAACTGTCGATTGTCTCGCCCAAACCGCAAACCACGCGCAGGCGTATTCTCGGTATTTTGAACCGTCCCACTAGCCAGATGATTTTTTTTGACACCCCGGGGATTCTGGAAGCGCATTATCGTCTGCAGCAGGCGCTAGTTCGCGCCGCGTTTCAAGCGATGCGGGAAGCCGACGTTCAAATCATGATGATCGAGCCTTCCGCCTCGCCCCGCAACAGCGGGACCGATATGGCGATTCTCAATCGTCTGGCGGACACCGGCAAACCGATTGTGTTGGTCATTAACAAGATTGACACGATAGCCAAAGATCATTTGCTGCCGATTATCGCAACGTTTCAGAATAAACCCAATGTGAAAGAGATCGTGCCAGTCTCCGCGTTGCATCAAGACGGCGTCGAGGCGCTGACCGAGGTTTTGGAGAAGTATCTGCCGGTGCAAGAGCCGTTTTACGACAGCGGGCTGATCACCGATCATCCGGAGCGGTTTTTGGCGGCTGAGATCGTCCGCGAGAAAATTTTTCTGCGGTACGGTGAAGAGATTCCCTATTCGACCAGCGTGCAAATCGAAGAGTTTGTCGAGCGGCCGGGCCACAAAGATTACATTCGCGCCATCATTTTTGTCGAGCGCGAATCGCAGAAGGGCATCCTGATCGGCAAAGGCGGGCAGGCGCTCAAACAGGTCGGCAAGCTGGCGCGCGAGGAATTGGAGCAATTGCTCGGCCGGCCGGTTTATCTTGAATTGTTCGTCGCTGTCAAAGAAAGATGGCGCGAACGCGAGTCGGAGTTGCGCAGCCTCGGTTATTTGTAAAGCAAAAAAGCAAGCCGCAAAAGACCATGATTTATCGCTTGCTTTTTGCAGTTTGCTTTTTATATTTTTGTAACGAACGTACAAACAACGATGAGATTTTCTTTTTTCAAACCCAAGTCGGAATGGCCGCCCCCTCCGCCGGAATTTGGCCAGGCGGTTCCTGATAGAAGAAGGTTTCTGCGCAACCGCGCCGCCGGATTGGCCACTGTTTTTCTGTTTGGTTTTTTAATTTACGCCGTTGAAGGCGCCGCGTGGATGAAACGGCTCACCATGGGCGTGCTGTTTTGTGGTTTGATTTACATGCGCGACGACTCACCCTCCGGACGCTGGCTCACCATCGCCATTATTGCCATTGGCACTCTCCTTTCCATTTTCCTGCCGTTGTTTGGAATCGGTGACGATCTTCTCCGCAGCAGTTTTTGAAATTTTCGGCCCTCATATCCGAAGTTTGGTTGCTTTCGGATCAATGATGACCTCCTCATTCTCTAAATCGAGCTTGATTCGCCAGGCTTGCATGGTTTTAGCGCCGATAATGGTTTCTTCAGAGAGACCGGGAACGACCATAAAATCATCTAAAAATTCGTAACCATTAATACGAAATTGCAAACTAACAAGCTCGTTCACTTGCAGTTTCTTGCCTCTTGCGGCAGTTCCCAACTTGACCGGTAGAACAAGCGGCGTGACCACCCCTAATTTCTTGGCAAGCCCCGGCGGGATACACGAAAAGCTTGCCCCGCTGTCAAATAGCGCTTCGACCTTTGCCCTTCCTTTTGAACCGATAAGCTCGATTTTTCTTGAGATGATAGACATAATCTTTCCCCTACGCCTTACTGTGGTTCAAGCAAATTTGCTTTTTGGTTTATAAAAATATATTGTTTTTTTTCACAAAAACAAAGGTTTTAAATTTTAGCACGCTTGAAAAGATTGATCAACCCCTGCGTTCCCTGTTCCCCCAGCCCTTGTTCAACCGCTTGGGTGAATAATGAATACGTCAAAGCCGTGCCGGGAAAATTTTCACCAAGCGCCGCGATCGCTTCCGAGGCAAGCCGCAAATCTTTTTGCTGCAATTTGATCATGAAGCCGGGGAGAAAATCATTTTGCAAAATGCGCGGCGCCAGGTTGCTCAACATCCATGAGCCGGCGGCACCGCTGGAGACAACCTGCAGCACTTTTTCGCCGTCCAATCCCAGGCTCTCCGCCAACTGCAGGCCTTCGCTCATCGCCAAAATATTCAACGCGCAAATGACTTGATTCACCAATTTGACGCGCTGGCCGTTGCCGCTGGCGCCAAAATGTGCGATGTTCTTTCCCATCGCCTGAAACAACGGTAAGCATTTTTGAAACGCCTGCTCATCACCGCCAACCATGATCGTCAGCGTTCCGGCAATGGCGCCGTTCTCCCCACCGCTCACCGGCGCATCAAGCAACTCACATTTTTTCCCGCGCAAACGTTCGGCAAAATTGACCGTCGCCTCGGGCGAGATCGTGCTCATATCGACAACGATTTGGCCGGCGCGCAAACCTTCGTAAACGCCATTTTTGTCGAACAACACGGCTTCGACATCCGGCGTGTCGGGCAACATAGTAATGATGATCTCACTACCGGCGGCGACCGCAGCGGGCGACTCGGCGAGTTTCGCGCCCATCGCCACCAACGTTTGCGCTTTGCGTGCAGTACGATTATAAACAGTCAGAGAAAACCCTGCTTCCAACACATGCCGCGACATTGGCTGCCCCATGATTCCCAAGCCGATGAAACCGACGTTCATGTATACTCCTTGATGCCTCGAAGTTATCGACAAACCAATGGCCAGATCAGCCGGCCCTTTGCTGAAAATATCTTCATGACAACAAGACCGGTAGAATGGCTTTAAGCCGGAAAAGAAAATTTTTTAACATGGTTTTAGCTGGATCGTTACAAAATTCGTATTGAGAAATTTATCAGACCAGTGCCTTCTAAAAATACAAGACCTTGCCGTCAAACTCAAGCGTTATTTTTCCCGGCGAGCTGGTACAAATTTGTAACTGCCGACAACCACCGCTGGCAAAAAAGGGTATGGCAGGTTTTATCAAACCTGTTTTACGTATCCGCCGCACATGGTTTGTACAATTAAAATTAAGAGGAAAGATCAGTCCGTGGCGGAGGAGTCAGCGCGCGCGATCGAGGGCTTGCCAGGGAGGCCGATGCCCATAGCTTATGAAGCGAATGGCGCGATCACAACATGAAGTCGTGGTTTGCCTGCCCCTGTTCCTAGTCATGCGGCACATGCAATTAAAGCGGACGTCCACCTGCAATGAGCAAGCCAAGAAGTGATTTGCGACAGGCGATTTCACTGTCGCAGAAATTTCGCCAGTTGTTATTGCCTTCGCAACGGAGAACGGTGGGGACACCCACGCGCGGCCGCCAACGGACCCCTATTCACACCACCTCGCCCCGCCGCCGCGTTCGCATTCTGTTCTTTTCAACCTGGGGCAGCGACTATAAACAATTCGATTTAAGCGCCAAGACTTTTGCCAGTCTGCTTTTCAGTTTTGTGGTCGTTGTCAGCATGTTCATTGTTTTTGCCGCTCACGGCCTCAACCGCCTCGTGCAAGAATATCGCCTCGCCTCGCTGAGGGAAAATCATGAAGTTTTGCGCAGCCGATTGAACCAGATTGAAACGCGGGTTCAAAATTTGTCTGGACGCCTTCAAGGCGCTGAGGAAGAGACAAGTTATGGTTTGACTCAACAATCCGATGCCAATGAGTTGCCGGCCTTGCGCTCCGTACCCGGTGATGACAGCACTTCGACAGTGGCCTCGATTCAACCAGCGTCTTCCACTGTTAGCAAGCGCGGCCCGCTCGGTTTGCCTTGGCGTGAAGACAGCACCACCAGGGCTGAGCGCGAAGCGAAAGAGGCGATTTTTTATGGTCAGGGCGGCGGCGCGTATGTCGATGACGACGACAATATTTACCCGACGCGGCACGAAAAAGAGCGCGCTGAACTGGCGGCTTCCTCATCAACGGCG
This DNA window, taken from candidate division KSB1 bacterium, encodes the following:
- the proS gene encoding proline--tRNA ligase, with the protein product MAQKNNAGAQTNSGAESEQLKSSGRITKRDEDYSRWYQDVIAAAELADYAPVKGCMVIRPNGYAIWEKMQAGLDKLFKETGHVNAYFPLFIPESFMRKEADHIEGFAPECAVVTHGGGKKLEEPLFVRPTSETIIWSMYKRWIQSYRDLPILINQWANVVRWEMRTRLFLRTTEFLWQEGHTAHATYDDAEKETLQMLEVYRTFAESYMAVPVIPGVKTDKEKFAGAIRTYCIEAMMQDRKALQAGTSHNLGQNFAKAFDVQYLSEQGKQEYVWATSWGVSTRLVGALIMTHSDDNGLVVPPKLAPLEAVLVPIWKGPDEQAAVLERAHKIVAEWKGKFSFKLDDRDNYRPGFKFNEWEKRGVPIRIEMGPKDLQNNTAVLVRRDTGAKRAVAQTDLAGEILRTLERMQADLYNRALAFREQHSWAIDDYQKFKKEIEEPGGFFWTHWCGNQACEDRLQEETKATIRCLPRITTNIQLEKEGKCLLCGGAAKEQVVIAKAY
- a CDS encoding formylglycine-generating enzyme family protein; this translates as MRKSLFVTVLLTVACGMMWILFLAATHRSPVLDAGEMVRVEGGEWVDSDQPDRKIHVLPFLIDKYEVTNAQFARFRPDYKFPEQQEDFPVTNITWEEAAAYARWAGKQLPTEAEWELAAGVAENRRYPWGNEKRAPDLKDPKTCQKVGSYRANLSPAGCYDMEGSVWEWTADNFSQTAAGAMANGAAAPQKILKGGWQFKKFVVPAAIKEQIALDPQKGYSHVGFRCVRRLQPGQNQ
- the era gene encoding GTPase Era, encoding MNDNFVEKLTISPEPGKPASKSFSGQKHHAPHDEPATPTRLNLAEEGKSEESVEVTEQDEPANGSSKNNHLAAHQMPASSSERDTAPFRCGYVAILGQPNVGKSTLLNALLHFKLSIVSPKPQTTRRRILGILNRPTSQMIFFDTPGILEAHYRLQQALVRAAFQAMREADVQIMMIEPSASPRNSGTDMAILNRLADTGKPIVLVINKIDTIAKDHLLPIIATFQNKPNVKEIVPVSALHQDGVEALTEVLEKYLPVQEPFYDSGLITDHPERFLAAEIVREKIFLRYGEEIPYSTSVQIEEFVERPGHKDYIRAIIFVERESQKGILIGKGGQALKQVGKLAREELEQLLGRPVYLELFVAVKERWRERESELRSLGYL
- a CDS encoding retropepsin-like domain-containing protein; its protein translation is MSIISRKIELIGSKGRAKVEALFDSGASFSCIPPGLAKKLGVVTPLVLPVKLGTAARGKKLQVNELVSLQFRINGYEFLDDFMVVPGLSEETIIGAKTMQAWRIKLDLENEEVIIDPKATKLRI
- a CDS encoding NAD(P)-dependent oxidoreductase, producing the protein MNVGFIGLGIMGQPMSRHVLEAGFSLTVYNRTARKAQTLVAMGAKLAESPAAVAAGSEIIITMLPDTPDVEAVLFDKNGVYEGLRAGQIVVDMSTISPEATVNFAERLRGKKCELLDAPVSGGENGAIAGTLTIMVGGDEQAFQKCLPLFQAMGKNIAHFGASGNGQRVKLVNQVICALNILAMSEGLQLAESLGLDGEKVLQVVSSGAAGSWMLSNLAPRILQNDFLPGFMIKLQQKDLRLASEAIAALGENFPGTALTYSLFTQAVEQGLGEQGTQGLINLFKRAKI
- a CDS encoding M23 family metallopeptidase: MSKPRSDLRQAISLSQKFRQLLLPSQRRTVGTPTRGRQRTPIHTTSPRRRVRILFFSTWGSDYKQFDLSAKTFASLLFSFVVVVSMFIVFAAHGLNRLVQEYRLASLRENHEVLRSRLNQIETRVQNLSGRLQGAEEETSYGLTQQSDANELPALRSVPGDDSTSTVASIQPASSTVSKRGPLGLPWREDSTTRAEREAKEAIFYGQGGGAYVDDDDNIYPTRHEKERAELAASSSTAKANIAASGSGNDLISQLEANLTHTQALQKTIIEKFEARRKQLEHIPSIKPLLSGRITDLFGKRRDPFIYRTRHHQGLDIGAPRGTEVFAPANGVVEFVKTTYRRHSGYGKAVVIDHGYGIKTLYGHLSAINVKVGQKIERWDLIGLVGETGRATGPHLHYEVWVDGEATDPMRFILNN